The Suncus etruscus isolate mSunEtr1 chromosome 14, mSunEtr1.pri.cur, whole genome shotgun sequence genome contains a region encoding:
- the LOC126028581 gene encoding LOW QUALITY PROTEIN: paraneoplastic antigen-like protein 8A (The sequence of the model RefSeq protein was modified relative to this genomic sequence to represent the inferred CDS: deleted 1 base in 1 codon) — MLLALLEDWCRGMEVDMQRALLVTGIPEDCGKAEIEETLHPVLAPLGPFAVLNRIFLRQEKAKAALVELGEGVSLRAVPRQLPGRGGQWRVVCHDPEQDADFLRHLNDFLKAEGRTWEDVGRLLQLYKPPPPQYQPPENWAEVLGVLLGAVVQIFFHMDAETRGRGEVPAGTAARRKSKTEVGPTEAPAVGVQGCPAGKREQSDSPWKGASEEGEPPKVGGRKAGSKSRSQKKKQKSPKEEGTAPLPSGEAGGVGKGEPPREKIPSELRGKQEVEEKPPIKGKGHSGETQVVAGKPEMTPKSDRDGGQEGPPKKKAMGWAKTQISLSTRKTGDKKLVPYSLANSEDHKKQPVSS, encoded by the exons ATGCTGCTGGCCCTGCTGGAGGACTGGTGCCGCGGGATGGAGGTGGACATGCAGCGCGCGCTGCTGGTCACCGGCATCCCCGAGGACTGCGGCAAGGCGGAGATCGAGGAGACGCTGCACCCCGTGCTGGCCCCGCTCGGGCCCTTCGCGGTGCTCAACAGGATCTTCCTGCGGCAGGAAAAGGCCAAGGCGGCGCTGGTGGAGCTGGGGGAGGGCGTGAGCCTGCGCGCCGTGCCCCGCCAGTTGCCCGGCCGGGGCGGCCAGTGGCGCGTGGTATGCCACGACCCCGAGCAGGATGCCGACTTCCTCCGCCACCTCAACGACTTCCTGAAAGCCGAGGGCCGCACCTGGGAGGACGTGGGGCGCCTCCTGCAGCTGTACAAGCCGCCG CCCCCCCAGTACCAGCCTCCCGAGAACTGGGCCGAGGTGCTGGGAGTGCTGCTGGGCGCCGTGGTGCAGATCTTCTTCCACATGGACGCCGAGACGCGTGGTCGTGGGGAAGTGCCAGCGGGGACTGCGGCCAGGAGGAAGAGCAAGACAGAAGTGGGCCCTACTGAGGCCCCGGCCGTTGGGGTCCAAGGGTGCCCCGCTGGGAAGAGGGAGCAGTCTGATTCACCCTGGAAGGGTGCTTCCGAGGAGGGGGAACCCCCCAAAGTTGGGGGGCGCAAGGCTGGCTCTAAGTCGCGCTCCCAGAAGAAAAAGCAGAAGAGCCCCAAGGAGGAAGGCACAGCTCCTTTGCCTAGTGGTGAGGCAGGGGGTGTAGGAAAGGGGGAGCCCCCCAGAGAGAAGATTCCCTCAGAGCTCAGAGGGAAGCAGGAGGTGGAAGAGAAGCCCCCTATCAAGGGCAAAGGTCACTCAGGTGAAACCCAGGTGGTTGCTGGGAAACCTGAGATGACCCCCAAATCTGACCGGGACGGTGGGCAGGAAGGGCCCCCCAAGAAAAAGGCCATGGGCTGGGCCAAGACCCAGATCTCCTTGTCCACACGAAAGACAGGGGACAAGAAGCTGGTCCCCTATTCCCTGGCCAACTCAGAAGACCACAAGAAGCAGCCG GTTTCCTCTTAG